The genomic DNA AGTCAGTAGTCATATTAACTATTACTCTGTGTGTTGATGACTGATAAGTTGCAGATTTAAAGAAGGCCAGATGGCCAAGACTGGTGAAAAAGCAGACGCAAATAAGGCTACAGTAAAGTAGTGAGATAAACAAGTGATGGTAACAGTGGTTTGGAGAGTGGGCATGGTGGTGCGTGggtgtaattctagcactggggcagtagaggcaggaagatcaattCAGGGTCATCCACAGCTActtactgagttcaaggccagcctgagaccctttcacaaaacaaaaaaggtttggAGTTGGAAGGGGTTAATGGATGAAGTGATTATGGTGTGTTGCATAGGCAAGTAGTGAACTGACGGTGAGTCCTTCAGGGTGTTCTGGGATCCTCTGGGGTATGCAGGTTGTTGTCGACTCCCTCCATGGCAACAGTCACTTCCCTGGTCTCTGCCTCACCAGAAGTAGGGAACTGCAGCTTTAAAACCTGaggccatttttttctgttgcgTCTGCAGCTTGTCCTGTTGATATCTTGGCTTAATCTCCAACTGCAAGGCACTTTTAGAAAACTATCTGTAAACAGCTTATACAGCAGTATCCATTTGTTTCTACAGGTAAACTGTGAGACAGATTTTGTCtctagaaatttaaaatttcagcAGTTGGTCCAGCAAGTTGCCCTGGGAACCATGTCCCACTGTCAGAGCCTAAACGATCAACTCTCCACATATACTAAAGTGAGTTTGAAGGTTTTCTCCAGCTTCCTGTTGTTGCCCCTCACCTTAGGGCCTGTCTGTcgggaaatattattttaaggtgtgtgacttttgtttatgctgcatttgtttaactctgtgaagctgtgttactgtgcctatTTAAAACACCtgctggtctaataaagagctgaatggccaatagcaaggcagggtGAGACATAGGCAGGGCTACAGAGAGGATAAAGATGAGAAATCAGGGAGAAAAGGATTGtggaatgagagaggaaggaggaggacttcaggggccaaCCACCCACCTACATATCCAGACatggagtgagaaggaaagaaaaggtatacaggagtagagaaagataaaagccccgaggccaaagatagatgggataagaaacaagccaaactaagctAAGGTCGGACATTCCTAactaataagcctccatgtgtgattttttttgggAGCTAGGTGATGGACTCCCCCAAAAGCCAAAAGActccaaagagccaaaagagtaagaCATCACACTGcatctttccttttttggggTGGCCATCTCTTtcatgcaggtgctggggatccaactctctctgcctttcttgaTGACCCTGAGGAAACCCTTCCCAGATTTTGCCTCAGTAATGCTGATTTCTAATCACAGCTCACTTCTCACTTCCTGGCCAGACAGCATCAACTGTCCCCTAAAGCAAAGCTTTCAAGGCAGTGGCTCTGGTCTCTTGCTAATCAcaagctgattcttcagccccagctgatcAGAAACCACAGAATCTTAATTAAGAATATCATACGTTATAGGACTAATAGTCTCTAAAGGAACTCTCAAAAGATAAGAGAatctttcttgttgtttttgttttgtttttcgagacagggtttctctgtgtagctttggagcctgtcctggaactcttggtagaccaggctggcctcgaactcacagagatcctcctcttgcttctgcctctgcctctgcctcccgagtgctggggttaaaggcttatgccaccaccgCTGGTTTAAAGGTGTTTTTATTACATTGTTCTTATTatggtatatttgtgtgtgcatgtgcgtgtgtagGTCGGAGGTCATCTTAGAACTCATAGTTCTGTCATTTCACACGTGACAGCTCAGGTGGTCTGGCTTGGTACCTAATGCCTTTATCCgtggagccatctcactgccccccTCTTACTCCCTTTTGAAtctcattattttttcttatataaagtttacatttatttgtttgtatgcaCATGGgtgcccacaaaggtcagaagatgatgctagagttacagatgcccaatatgggtgctgggaactgaactcaggacctctggaagagcagtcagtgctcttaacctctgagccatctctccagccttgaatcccattctttctttttcaagattttatttttattttatgtgtatgaatgttctaCCTGTATAGTGCCCTACGTGTGTGCAGTGCACTCAGAGGCCAGGAAGGGcactggatcctttggaactggactTATAGACAGCCatgagctgccatataggtgccgggaattgaactcagtcctctggaagagcagccagtgctcttaaccactgagccttctctccagctcctccagaCCCCATTCTTACCTACTTCTGTAGATAAGCAGGGTCATTGGGTCATCATTTGACTTCCAAGTGTTTCTTGTTACAAAAGTGTTAATGTATGTTTGTTTCCAGTGTAGATGGTGACAGGTTGACTTGGTTTTTCATTTGATGTCTGTCCTGGAAACAGTTCACAGGAGTTCATAAAGatctttctttgtttgagacagtgtctcgaGAAGGCTTGGCCAGCATTAGCCACAGTGTGTAGCCTCTGCTAGCCACTAGCTTCTCAtcttgctgcctcctcctcctcacatgctgagattaaggcatgttccaccatgttcactattcctttgtctttttttttctagctccatagTATTctgttgtgtgcatgtgccatggaTTATTCAGCCAGTCCCCTGTGCTTGGGCATTTAGGCTGTTGGCAAAATCCAATGATTAGAAGTAATTGCTCAATGAATAATCTTGTgtatatgttcttttaaaaaattcatacttTTGTATCTTTGAATGTTCATTGTCAAGCTGGTTGTGATGCATAtcggtaatcccagcacttgggaggcacaggcagtaAGATTtctaggagtttgaggtcagcctgggctacaatgtgAGTTACAAGCTTTTCAGGATTACAGAATGTGACAGTAATGAAAAAGGTGTGTCCTCATGTCCCCAGGCCTAGACCCACAGCGTCAGGGGTTAAGTGCTCAGCTGGAAATTACCCAATCCTCTCCTGCTCGCGCATCATCACAGGTTCCTGGCAACACCCCCCAAACCCACTAGTGTTGATGTTTAATGATTGTGTAAGATACTGGTCCCAGTTTCTAGGAAGTTCTAAGAAGGCAGGCTAAGTATGAAAGCGGAATGGAGTTGGGGGCGGTGCAGCAGTAGAGTAAGATTCACAAGCTTGATGATGCTATCGATTTTTAGCATCCTTGGCTTAGTAGCAGCTTCATCTATTTATAGATGGTCCTCTTAGCTGTTTTCCCGGACCTAAGCTCTTTGTGCCTGTTTGATTTCGGCACACAGCGCCAGCTCACACTTATCTCCTGTACTTAGGGCTTCCTGAACTCCTCTGAGCTTTCCGAACTTGCAGCTGGGCCCAACAGAGAAGGCTCTCTCAAGGATCAGCTGGCCTTAGCGATTGGTGAGTATCCAAAGATTCTGGAAAGGGGAGGTTAAAGTCTGGTTTTCTTGGTATCTTTGGTGCCCCTCCAAATTTCATTCGATAATTGTGATCTGAGTTCAGGAGTTGGAGACAGGTGGTAGGAGTGAATATGATAGAGACAGGTCATGTACTTATGTGGGATTCTCAATAGTAAATAGAAAATTACAAGCTCATGCACCTCTAAGGGCACGAGTATGTGAGGATGGGTGCAGAAGACACCCTGAAAACCCAAAGGAGGCACCATCCCCAAGCAGTAACTGGTTAGTATATCGAGGGAACTGGAGTTCTGGTACACTCAGAATCCTGAATTACATAAAGGAATTTATGTTTATAAACTAACCCTCATGGTTCTTAATGGTTTGCAACtagttaaaattatttcatcactGTGCTGGCTAAGATGAGGCAAAGATGAGACGGCTCTTCAACTTCCAGGTGACCACTTCTGTACATGTTATAGGGAAAAGTACAATGaaggtgaaaaagaaaatttaaggggttggaagatggctcagtaattaagagcccgggctgttcttcctgaggaccctggtttgattcccagcaccagctTGGTGGCTATtgaccctctgtaactccagttctaagcgattctggcttccaagggcactgcatgcatggtgttcacagacagacatgcagtcaaaacacctacgcataaaataaaaataaatcttttttctaaaagaaatttaaGGTCGTCATATTTAGGAATTATACCGTGAATTTATGAAGGCATATCACATGTCTGTAGAAGCCACTTTGGGGGAATCACGCCCGGTCACTGTGGGAGCATCATGGGgatcttgctttctctttttccataAGTCCTGATGGAGGGAGGCAAACGGTTGTAATTGTTGGGGATTTTCTTGTTATCTGCAGCTTCTAGTGAAGGCACAGTTCTGTTTTTACAAGGTAACCTCGTAGTTAATGTCTAGTGAGTCATGGGTGAGCCACCAGGCTAACAGCTGTGTTAAGGCCTGGGAGAAATGGGGGTCTTGCCCTTGTCAGCTTCTGACAATTAACTGTTGGGTAGAGCCTATCccttactgttttttattttggcttccCTTGGAAGGGGATCCCtgcaggaaaaggagaaaactagAATCTGCTTTTGGTTCTCATGAGGTTTTGAGAATGTTATCTTTGTACTTTTGATGTTCAGAAGTTGAAACTGTCAGGTGACTGGAGTTTGGATTTCCTGGGGCTTTTGGTTATAGACCCTTCCCAGACACTGTTGGTGATGGGAGTTGTGTGTATCTGTTGTGGCTGTGTTTTCAAGAGAGTGATTTGGTGGGGAGAAAATTCACTTAACTGCTTTGGGGTCCACTTTGAGTTGTAATTCCAACTCTGCCACATACAGGTGGGTGTGTCACTTGACTTCTCTAAGCCTGGGTGTAGCCTGATGAGAGTAGCCACATTCTTAGTGCCCGATATGCATGAGCCACATAACACATGCTCTGTGCGTGTCGCCTTCTTCATTTCTCACAGTTACCCTGGAAGGTACATAGTATCATTACCATGgtatagatgaggaaactaaggcagTTGATAAATGCCGTAGGTCACAGAGCCAGGAAGAGGCCAGCGGCCTGGTCTTAACTAGAGCATTCCTCTGGGGACTctgctcttctccctcctccccatcctccttaAATACAAGCTGAGGCTTGTGTCTTTCATCTCATTGCAGATGTACAGCACGTACAGAAGGGTCACTATGCACACTTGGCCTCGTTGGTGCTACTATGGTCATCACAATCCAGTGGTGGTTGTTTCTTGTCTTTGCTCTCTTGTAGGGAAGCTGGGAGAGAACATGATTCTTAGGCGGGCTGCCTGGGTGATGGTGCCATCTGGGTTCTATGTCGGCTCTTACGTGCACGGAGTGACACAGAGCCCCTCGCTGCACAACCTGGTTCTGGGGAAGTACGGGGCCCTGGTCGTCTGCCAGACCTGTGAGCAGAGTGCAAACCTGAAGGACGTGGGCCGCCGCTTGGGGCAGCATGTGGTGGGCATGGCCCCGCTCTCTGTTGGCTCCCTGGATGATGAGCCTGGAGGAGAGACTGAAACCAGAATGCTGTCACAGCCGTACCTGCTGGACCCTTCCATCACCCTGGGACAGTATGTGCAGCCCCAGGGTGTGTCTGTAGTCGATTTCGTGCGCTTTGAGTGTGGGGAAGTCgaagaggaagaggcagtggAAGCCAAATAGGTTTTTGGCCCAGGTGGGACTATTTATTTTTAGATCTGGATTTCCTTATAAAAAGTTGTTTTCTAAACCTCTTCAACCCTTgaatctgttttttctttttagtttataaTGAAGTCATATACTGGTGGGTAAAGTTGTTAAATAGTTATGTAATAAAGTAGAGTTTTTCTCATTGGCATAATACTGGATTTAACTACTTTTGAGATTTTGAAAAACTGTATTGTCGAGCACATGCCAGGCATGTGTGGTAAGCCCTTAGCCCAGCAGGCCATTGCCCCAGTCCCCATTGTCACTCTATCACACTGTTCCTTAAGTTTCTTACACTCTCTCTTGTTCCCATGACAGTTTCTAATTCTGCTTCATTCTATGACATTTGGGCCCTGCGTCTTCCCTGGGGCTTCCCCTGTAGTATTACCCCTGTAGTCAGGATTTCATGTTATTGCTGTGCACTAGAGTTGTCTGGAAGATGGCCCATCTGCTGATGTCTACAGCATGCTCTCTGAACTGGTACACACACTAGTGTGTACCCCTGAAATGGGTGTGGGTAGCTGGGCCTGGGTTTCCTGGGTGGCTGTGAGGCAGGTTTTGACATTCTTGTGCCAGGGACCGGAAGGACAGTGATTCAGTTCACAGCTCTCAACACtgctatttatttgcttttgatgCTGGGGATTGTacccagggccttgggcataTTGCTGAGGTAAGTGTTTTACTGCTGTgcactttcctttttaaagatttgttcttattttatgtgtttgagtgttttgtctgcatgcattcATCTGCACGGTGTACATGCCCGGTGCCTGCTTGAGGTCAAAAGAagacactggatcctctggaactggagttacaggtgtttgtgaaccatcatgtgggggctgggaactggaCCTGGTCCTCTGCACGAGCAATAAGTGCTCTCCacctgagccatctatctctcccgCTGTACACTGAGACTGGGTCTTTGTAAGTCACTGagcttggccttgaattcacaccGTAGCCCAGGGGGCCTTGACCTGTGCCTGCCCCAGCTGGGCTGGAGACTGGAGTTTACAGGTTTGTGAACCAGGCTTCAGCATTGCCTGTGTACTTTCTCATCAGTGAAATGCCATTCCCACGACAACTAAAGTCACCCTAAGAAGGAAccctggaggggctggagagatggctgggcagttAAGGTggcactgagttcaattcccatcaaccacatggtggctcacaactaccttgaatgagatctggtgccctctgctggcctgcaggcagaagactgtatacataataaataaaatctttaaaagaaaaaagaaaagaaaaaagaaacttttctttccttcccttcacctcctccctccctccctccctcccttctttctttctttcttttttaaaaaagaaggaaccCTGGAGAGGACGCTGATATGCTCACATGACCTCTTTATTTGAAAAATTGAATATGTTCTAGCACGTGGTAGATCCAGGTGGGCATTTGGAGTCCGGCCTTCAGTGAGTGTGCAAGGAACTCCAGGGTTTGGTGGGGGCGGCTACGGGGTGTAGTTTAAAGCAAATGTGGTTCCTGATGCACTGAACGGTGTAAGCTCAGTTTCTGGTTCTTTATCTCAACCTGTGTACATTCCTGCTCTCTGCTGAGGCCACAAAAGCTGAAAAGAGTAGTCAACATTCTAGTGTACTACAACCAAGGAATGCAAGGGCggatgaaaaaggaaaaagcatgCTGGGATAAAGCAGCTGAATGTCAGGCTCATCTGGTGTATGGCTTTTTGGCTGATGTTGGCACTGCGCGCTTGCTCTCTTCCATGGTTGGACAATGGATAGACGTCCTGCTTTAGAAaagccccttttctttcttcagctggAGCTGTTTCCAGCCAGGCAGAGCAGTAAATTGCCCTCTTGTCATGCCAAATACAGATGCAAAGTCTCGTTCCGAGAGGTAATTCTAAGAGAGAACAAAATCTGTAGTGAGAAGGAAGGCAGGGCATTTCATTAATGCCAACAGGTGAGGCAGGTGCTCGGGAAGGAGGCCTGGGGCAGGTGGAGGAGCTACATGGCTTTGTGCTTGCCTCACTTGCAAGGGGTCCTGCCTGGCTTTGAGCCCTAGAGCCACAAACAGTAAACATGCGGCTCAGGCAGGACCTGGAAGAAGCATCAAATGATGTTCAGGAGGACTGTAAGCAGACCTAAATTCTTCATTGGCCGTGGAGTCTCACTGGGCCAGTGGGAGAAATGACTGAGCTTACCGCTCAGCCCTGGATCCTCGCCCCACAGGCAGCGAATGGAGTTTTAAGTTATGGGTGGATTGTAAACATTTGATTTTGGAAGGATGGAGAACTGAATGGAGTGCTTTTTGCTTCATGCCCTTAACTGTCATTCTTACTGAATACTCACttttggtgctagggattgaacttgggtcgaCTCTCTGAGGGGCCTGAGAATGTTCTGCCACTGCACTGTCCCCCTAAACCcagagaattttttatttatttatttatttattttggtttttcgagacggtttctctgtggctttggagtctgtcctggaactcgcacttgtagaccaggctggtctcgcagagatccatctgcctctgcctcccgagtgctgggattaaaggcgtgctccaccaaagCTGGCTCGGCTCCGAGAATTCTTAAGGTGTAAGATTGAGTGGATCATACCACTTCAGTGTCCATGCTGAGGTCGTTAAGCTACGACCCTTACTTATTATTTTCTGAAGCAGCATCTCACCATAGCCCAGGCTGTtgtagaactcactatataggccaTACTTACTTGGAACCTATGGTgactcccctgcctcagtcccccttttgctggggttacagtcatgagccaccaaTCCCAACTgacctgtggcctctgcttctaAGAACACTGTAGTCTAGATGCTTACGACTGGGTCTTAACATCTTAAGAGTATCCAGAGGCCTTTAaccagttcattcattcatctgtccATTCAACACAAATATATTAATCCATAAAACCTAAAACATGACAGTGAGTCCAAGGGGAGTGTGTGTTGCAGGGAAGGAGTGGTTAGGGAAATATTAGGAAACTGGCAGTCAAGAAAGGCCAACCGGAGCTGAACTCCAAATGACAAGGGGCGGGCTCTGAGGTATTTTAGGAGCAGAGAGCTCTCATGGGATTGCCAGCAAGCATAACGACTCAGGGCTGGTGTAAGCATGCTCTGGGGATGGAAAAGCAGGCACTAACTGAAGGCtgtcagagcccccccccccccaggggcaGGGCAGACTGGGGGTGGGGATTGGGGAGCCATTGAAGGTGTATTAAAGTTTTCggttacatttatttagtgtgtgtatatgagggGACATGCGTTTGGTTTGGAGATGAGACAAACTGTGGGATTCAGTTGCCTCCTTGCAGTACGTGGGTCCTGGGTGCTTAACTTGTTAAGTttgatggcaaatgcctttacatTATGAGGGGTCTTACCAGCCCATGAGGTGTTTTAAGATCGGCGTCGTATGCTCCTGAACGCTCCCTGGCTGTTAATGAGATTATGCCAGGGGAGGATTTGGGGAATGGTGTGGAGACAGGTTAGTTCACAGTGGTGCATTGTAGCTGGACTGGACTAACAACAGAAAGGCGAAGGGCACAGAGATGTTACTGGGTGGATTCCTTTGGGAGTAGGAAACATTCAAGGAAGAGTTTGACTTCAGTTGACTCAGTAGCACAGATGCCCCTTGAGTGTCTGCGGTGTGCCCAAACTGTGCTAAGCCATTTCTTGAGCTTGGTGCTTTAACCTGCAGAGAGTTCCACAGCCACATACCTCCTTTTTGGCAGGGTTCACATCCTCAGGCAGCTCCTGGTTCTGACTTTTCAGTAGAACTTCTATAGGGTAATATTTTGGCTCACTTTCGTTAGAACTCAGGGAGAGGGTTGCATTCTTCATGTCCTAAGTAAGAGAAGAATACAGATGCAGGCAAAGACTGATGTCTTACATGACCTCAGTTCTCTGCGTGTATAAGATTTACATTTTGGCTTATGCTGCTTTTCAGAACGGGTGGTCCCCAAACCTGGATGCAGGTCAGAACGACCTTGGAAAGCCAATTCAGCAGGCCTAATGTGTTTAGAGCCAGGTGGGCACACACACTGCACTTAGGtctttactatatttatttattcatgcagtgctgggaattgaacgcaagtccttctgtgtgctaggctctgccaactgagccacacctccagccgAAAGTCTTTTCTAAACTCTCTGATCACACTCCCTTTCTTGGCATTTTTATTTAGGGTCTGTGTTTCCAGTCATCAAATGCCTTGAGACGGAAGCCATGCTTGTGTACAGTTTGAAGACACTAACTGCAACACTTTAGCTTTGGGGTCTGACTTTGCAGAACACAACGGACAACATGAAAATGTTGGAACACCCTGTGCCATGCATCCCCTCTTGACATTCCAGGGCTGCTAGCTGCAAGCTCCACTTCTTTTAGCTGTTAAAATAGGGGTCAAGAGCCCAAGCTGCTGTAGACTTCACTGTCAGAAACTAACAAAATACCATTTGGATTAGAAGTTTGTCTCTGAGACAAACTGCCTTTAGTCTCTCCTGAGAGGCAGAAAAAGCTGAATAATAGAGTTAGATTATTATATTAGCAAATAATATTATTTGCtctggtttttgaggcagggtccaatgtatcccaggctgaccccCTCACTCAGTATGTAGCCACGGGTgatcttaaactttttattttgtacattaatGTGTATGGGGAGTATGTATGCACACAAGCACAGACGCTCTTGGAATGCAGAGGAATATACACTTCTGGAGTGTAGTTATAGTTTCTCGTGAGCCACTCAACATAGGTGCATCACACAtgctttacctgctaagccagctCTCTGCCCCCACTCCCTGTGTTCTAGAAGACAGTATATTAGGAGCTTGGCTCTGAGACCTGCtcattctcccctcctcctgacttttttttttttttttttgaggtggagGTCTTGCTATGTGGActaggttggcctagaactcaggtTTCTCCCAGGTTTGTTTCTCAAGTGCTTGAGATCTGCTTTTCTGTTGATTTAAAATACCTCCGAGAGAGtgcttcaaacaaaacaaagcaaaaaaaccctTTGCATCCAGGTGACAACTGGGGGAGTGCCTAGAGGCACAGAGGGTTTGCCCATGTTGTCATGCTCTCTCTTGGTGGTCCTGGGGACCCCTGTCTTAAGGGC from Cricetulus griseus strain 17A/GY chromosome 1 unlocalized genomic scaffold, alternate assembly CriGri-PICRH-1.0 chr1_0, whole genome shotgun sequence includes the following:
- the Tsfm gene encoding elongation factor Ts, mitochondrial — protein: MLLLRSLRFFPVLCTGRSAGSALLQPSQPWHTLHAGPTLSSSASSKELLMKLRRKTGYSFVNCKKALEACDGDLKQAEAWLHKQAQKEGWSKAAKLQGRKTKEGLIGLLQEGNTTVLVEVNCETDFVSRNLKFQQLVQQVALGTMSHCQSLNDQLSTYTKGFLNSSELSELAAGPNREGSLKDQLALAIGKLGENMILRRAAWVMVPSGFYVGSYVHGVTQSPSLHNLVLGKYGALVVCQTCEQSANLKDVGRRLGQHVVGMAPLSVGSLDDEPGGETETRMLSQPYLLDPSITLGQYVQPQGVSVVDFVRFECGEVEEEEAVEAK